Proteins encoded within one genomic window of Manis pentadactyla isolate mManPen7 chromosome 4, mManPen7.hap1, whole genome shotgun sequence:
- the KIF19 gene encoding kinesin-like protein KIF19 isoform X1 gives MKDSADSKDQQLTVALRVRPISVAELEEGATLIAHKVDEQMVVLMDPMEDPDDILRAHRSREKSYLFDVAFDFTATQEMVYQATTKSLIEGVISGFNATVFAYGPTGCGKTYTMLGTDHEPGIYVRTLNDLFHAIEETSNDMEYEVSMSYLEIYNEMIRDLLNPALGYLELREDCKGVIQVAGITEVSTINAKEIMQLLMKGNRQRTQEPTAANRTSSRSHAVLQVAVRQRSRIKNILQEVRQGRLFMIDLAGSERASQTQNRGQRMKEGAHINRSLLALGNCINALSDRSGNKYINYRDSKLTRLLKDSLGGNSRTVMIAHISPASSAFEESRNTLTYAGRAKNIKTRVKQNLLSVSYHIAQYTSIIADLRGEIQRLKCKIEEQGGRGQARGRLERGDICHIQAEVQLHSGQGEQAEMGQLREQLICALQEQMDVRRRLLELESRAMEVHIDTSHHLLTIAGWEHEKSRRALKWREEQRKESYTKDDSEKDSDTGDDQPEVLEPPEVASARESIAALMGEQKQLRKQKLALEQRCRELRTRGRRLEETLPRRIGSEEQREVLSLLCRVHELEVENTEMQSHARLRDGALRHRREAVRRLEQHRSLCDDIIQGQRQIIDDYNLAIPQHLGELYEAYLRELEDGSLERATIMDRVASRALKDSSLPKVTPAGTTLTPESDPENVKVLSSEAQHLQNCIFPPVSKGSEANCVFKASPRAWRVKSSSVPTPPTIQAPTQDSLVSLSSRISSSPDSTENLSEIPLSSKERKEIQTGTKCISVKAARWRCQALGAKGRRLLAPAMECSSLSLNSLSEAEDTRSPSLLACKRPPSPTLQHAASEDNLSSSTGEAPSRAVGHHGDGPGPWLQGQKKSLGKKQESLEAKRRKRRSQSFEVTGQGLAHPKTHLLGPRPMESISDHRMPVCRRPAPGIRHLGKATLPLAKVKLPLSQNTGPGDSSPLTVPSNPAGVSQRATRGPRMTHGTKTHSKDGRFWHN, from the exons ATGGTGGTTCTCATGGACCCAATGGAGGATCCTGATGATATCCTGCGGGCGCATCGCTCCCGGGAGAAGTCCTACCTATTCGACGTGGCCTTTGACTTCACTGCCACCCAG GAGATGGTGTACCAGGCCACCACCAAGAGCCTCATCGAAGGCGTCATCTCAGGCTTCAATGCCACTGTGTTTGCCTACGGCCCCACAG GCTGTGGGAAAACCTACACCATGCTGGGCACAGACCACGAGCCCGGCATCTACGTGCGGACCCTCAATGACCTCTTCCATGCCATTGAGGAGACCAGCAATGACATGGAATATGAGGTGTCCATGTCCTACCTGGAG ATCTACAATGAGATGATCCGGGACCTGCTGAACCCTGCCCTGGGGTACCTGGAGCTGAGGGAGGACTGCAAAGGGGTGATCCAGGTGGCTGGAATCACCGAGGTCTCCACCATCAATGCCAAAGAG ATCATGCAGCTGCTGATGAAGGGGAACAGGCAGAGGACCCAGGAGCCCACGGCCGCCAACCGGACGTCCTCCCGCTCTCATGCCGTGCTCCAGGTGGCCGTGCGCCAGCGCAGCCGCATCAAGAACATCCTGCAGGAGGTGCGGCAGGGCCGCCTGTTCATGATTGACCTGGCTGGCTCTGAGCGCGCCTCCCAG ACTCAGAACCGTGGGCAGCGCATGAAAGAGGGGGCCCACATCAACCGCTCCCTGCTGGCGCTGGGCAACTGCATCAATGCGCTGAGTGACAGAAGTGGCAACAAATACATCAACTATCGAGACAGCAAACTCACCCGGCTCCTCAAG GATTCCCTGGGGGGGAACAGCCGCACTGTGATGATCGCCCACATCAGCCCAGCCAGCAGCGCATTTGAGGAGTCCCGGAACACCCTGACCTACGCTGGGCGGGCCAAGAACATCAAGACCAGG GTCAAGCAGAACCTGCTCAGCGTCTCCTACCACATCGCCCAGTACACCAGCATCATTGCTGACCTGCGGGGCGAGATCCAGAGACTCAAGTGCAAGATCGAGGAGCAGGGAGGGCGGGGCCAGGCCCGCGGCCGGCTGGAGCGGGGAGACATCTGCCACATCCAGG CCGAAGTCCAACTGCACAGCGGACAGGGTGAGCAGGCCGAGATGGGACAGCTGCGAGAGCAGCTCATCTGCGCTTTGCAGGAGCAGATGGACGTGCGGAGACGCCTGCTGGAGCTGGAGAGCCGTGCCATGGAGGTCCATATCGACACCTCCCACCACCTGCTCACCATCGCTGG CTGGGAGCATGAGAAGTCACGCAGGGCACTCAAATGGCGGGaggagcagcggaaggagtcctaCACCAAGGATGACAGCGAAAAGGACTCGGACACGGGTGATGACCAGCCAGAGGTCCTGGAGCCCCCAGAGGTAGCCTCAGCCCGGGAGAGCATCGCTGCCCTGATGGGCGAGCAGAAGCAGCTGAGAAAGCAGAAG CTGGCGCTGGAGCAGCGCTGCCGCGAGCTGCGCACACGGGGACGGCGCCTGGAGGAGACGCTGCCGCGGCGCATCGGCTCCGAGGAGCAGCGCGAGGTGCTCAGCCTGCTGTGCCGCGTGCACGAACTCGAGGTGGAGAACACGGAGATGCAGTCGCACGCGCGGCTCCGGGACGGGGCGCTCCGCCACCGCCGCGAGGCCGTGCGCCGCCTGGAACAGCACCGCAGTCTCTGCGACGACATCATCCAGGGCCAGCGGCAGATCATCGACG ACTACAACCTGGCCATCCCGCAGCATCTGGGGGAGCTGTATGAAGCCTACCTGCGGGAGCTGGAGGACGGCAGCCTGGAGCGGGCCACCATCATGGACCGGGTGGCCTCTAGGGCCCTGAAG gacagctccttgcccaaagtcacaccagCAGGAACCACGCTGACTCCGGAGTCCGACCCGGAGAATGTGAAGGTGCTGAGCTCCGAAGCCCAGCACCTGCAGAACTGCATCTTCCCACCTGTCAGCAAGGGGAG TGAAGCCAACTGTGTGTTCAAGGCCAGCCCCCGGGCCTGGCGGGTGAAGAGCTCCTCTGTGCCCACCCCACCTACCATCCAG GCCCCTACTCAGGACAGCCTGGTCAGCCTGAGCAGCCGGATCAGCTCTTCCCCCGACAGCACTGAGAATCTGTCGGAGATCCCCTTGTCCAGCAAAG agaggaaggagatccAGACGGGCACCAAGTGCATCTCGGTGAAGGCTGCCCGGTGGCGCTGCCAGGCCCTAGGTGCCAAGGGGCGCCGCCTGCTGGCACCTGCAATGGAGTGCAGCAGCCTGTCTCTGAACTCACTGAGCGAGGCGGAGGACACGCggtcccccagcctgctggcctgcaAGCGGCCACCCAGCCCCACACTGCAGCATGCTGCCAGTGAGGACAACCTGTCCAGCAGCACGGGTGAGGCCCCCTCCCGAGCAGTCGGGCATCATGGTGACggccctgggccctggctgcAGGGCCAGAAGAAAAGCCTGGGCAAGAAACAGGAGTCACTGGAAGCGAAGAGGAGGAAGCGGAGATCCCAGTCCTTCGAGGTCACGGGACAAGGG CTCGCCCACCCCAAGACACACCTCCTGGGGCCTCGTCCCATGGAGAGCATCTCAGATCACAGGATGCCAGTTTGCAGGCGGCCAGCCCCTGGTATCCGGCATCTGGGAAAGGCAACACTGCCTTTGGCCAAGGTCAAACTCCCTCTAAGCCAGAATACAG GCCCTGGGGACTCTTCACCCCTCACAGTTCCCTCAAACCCAGCTGGTGTTTCCCAACGGGCTACCCGTGGGCCCCGCATGACCCATGGCACAAAAACCCACAGCAAAGATGGACGCTTCTGGCATAACTGA
- the BTBD17 gene encoding BTB/POZ domain-containing protein 17 has product MLRLGYAKPRSWASFWAILTLVGLATRAAQRADVGGESMGTSINHSQMLFQRLQELLRQGNASDVVLRVQAVGTDEVRVFHAHRLLLGLHSELFRELLSNQSEVVLQEPRDCTAVFDKFIRYLYCGELTVLLAQAIPLHRLATKYRVASLQRGVADYMRAHLAGGAGPAVGWYHYAVSTGEDALRESCLQFLAWNLSAVAGSAEWGAVSPELLGQLLPRSDLVLQDELELFHALEAWLGRARPPPGVAERALRAIRYPMIPPAQLFQLQARSAALARYSEAVADLLLQAYQFHAASPLHYAKFFDVNGSAFLPRNYLAPAWGAPWVINNPARDDRSTSFQTQLGPSGHDSGRRVTWNVLFSPRWLPVSLRPVYADAAGTALPPARPEDGRPRLVVTPASSGGDAAGVSFQKTVLVGARQHGRLLVRHAYSFHQSSEEAGDFLAQADLQRRNSEYLVENALHLHLIVKPVYHTLIRTPK; this is encoded by the exons ATGCTTAGGCTGGGCTATGCCAAGCCTAGGTCCTGGGCCAGCTTCTGGGCCATCCTGACCTTGGTGGGCCTGGCTACCCGTGCAG CTCAGAGAGCTGATGTTGGTGGGGAGTCAATGGGCACCTCCATCAACCACTCCCAGATGCTGTTCCAGCGCTTGCAGGAGCTGCTGCGGCAGGGCAACGCCAGCGATGTAGTTCTGCGGGTGCAGGCTGTGGGCACCGATGAGGTCCGAGTCTTTCATGCCCACCGCCTGCTGCTGGGCCTGCACAGTGAGCTGTTCCGGGAGCTGTTGAGCAACCAGAGTGAGGTGGTGCTGCAGGAGCCCAGGGACTGCACTGCTGTCTTTGACAAGTTCATCAG GTACCTCTACTGTGGCGAGCTGACTGTGCTGCTGGCCCAAGCCATCCCCTTGCACAGGCTGGCCACGAAGTACCGCGTGGCGTCCCTGCAGCGGGGCGTGGCCGACTACATGCGCGCGCACCTGGCGGGTGGCGCGGGCCCGGCGGTAGGCTGGTACCACTACGCGGTGAGCACTGGTGAAGACGCCCTGCGCGAGAGCTGCCTGCAATTCCTGGCCTGGAACCTGTCGGCCGTGGCGGGGAGCGCCGAATGGGGCGCGGTGAGCCCGGAGCTGCTAGGGCAGCTCCTGCCGCGCTCGGACCTGGTGCTACAGGACGAGCTGGAGCTGTTCCACGCACTGGAGGCGTGGCTGGGCCGCGCAAGACCGCCGCCCGGCGTGGCCGAGCGGGCGCTACGCGCCATCCGCTACCCCATGATCCCGCCCGCACAGCTGTTCCAGCTGCAGGCGCGCTCGGCGGCTCTGGCGCGCTACAGCGAGGCCGTGGCTGACCTGCTGTTACAGGCCTACCAGTTCCACGCCGCTTCGCCGCTGCACTACGCCAAGTTCTTCGATGTCAACGGCAGCGCCTTCCTGCCCCGCAACTACCTCGCGCCCGCCTGGGGCGCCCCGTGGGTCATCAACAATCCAGCACGCGACGACCGCAGCACCAGCTTCCAGACGCAGCTGGGCCCGAGCGGCCACGACTCCGGCCGTCGGGTCACGTGGAATGTGCTCTTCTCGCCGCGCTGGCTGCCGGTCAGCCTGCGGCCTGTCTACGCAGACGCTGCGGGCACTGCGCTGCCCCCTGCACGCCCCGAGGACGGACGGCCGCGGCTTGTAGTCACGCCGGCCAGCAGTGGCGGCGATGCGGCGGGTGTGAGCTTCCAGAAGACGGTGCTGGTGGGGGCGCGCCAGCACGGCCGCCTGCTGGTCCGCCACGCGTACAGTTTCCACCAGAGCAGCGAAGAGGCGGGCGACTTCCTGGCGCAAGCCGACCTGCAGCGGCGCAACTCGGAGTACCTGGTGGAGAACGCCCTGCACCTCCACCTCATTGTCAAGCCCGTCTACCACACCCTCATCCGTACCCCCAAGTAG
- the KIF19 gene encoding kinesin-like protein KIF19 isoform X2, with amino-acid sequence MKDSADSKDQQLTVALRVRPISVAELEEGATLIAHKVDEQMVVLMDPMEDPDDILRAHRSREKSYLFDVAFDFTATQEMVYQATTKSLIEGVISGFNATVFAYGPTGCGKTYTMLGTDHEPGIYVRTLNDLFHAIEETSNDMEYEVSMSYLEIYNEMIRDLLNPALGYLELREDCKGVIQVAGITEVSTINAKEIMQLLMKGNRQRTQEPTAANRTSSRSHAVLQVAVRQRSRIKNILQEVRQGRLFMIDLAGSERASQTQNRGQRMKEGAHINRSLLALGNCINALSDRSGNKYINYRDSKLTRLLKDSLGGNSRTVMIAHISPASSAFEESRNTLTYAGRAKNIKTRVKQNLLSVSYHIAQYTSIIADLRGEIQRLKCKIEEQGGRGQARGRLERGDICHIQAEVQLHSGQGEQAEMGQLREQLICALQEQMDVRRRLLELESRAMEVHIDTSHHLLTIAGWEHEKSRRALKWREEQRKESYTKDDSEKDSDTGDDQPEVLEPPEVASARESIAALMGEQKQLRKQKLALEQRCRELRTRGRRLEETLPRRIGSEEQREVLSLLCRVHELEVENTEMQSHARLRDGALRHRREAVRRLEQHRSLCDDIIQGQRQIIDDYNLAIPQHLGELYEAYLRELEDGSLERATIMDRVASRALKDSSLPKVTPAGTTLTPESDPENVKVLSSEAQHLQNCIFPPVSKGSEANCVFKASPRAWRVKSSSVPTPPTIQAPTQDSLVSLSSRISSSPDSTENLSEIPLSSKERKEIQTGTKCISVKAARWRCQALGAKGRRLLAPAMECSSLSLNSLSEAEDTRSPSLLACKRPPSPTLQHAASEDNLSSSTGEAPSRAVGHHGDGPGPWLQGQKKSLGKKQESLEAKRRKRRSQSFEVTGQGLAHPKTHLLGPRPMESISDHRMPVCRRPAPGIRHLGKATLPLAKVKLPLSQNTAGVSQRATRGPRMTHGTKTHSKDGRFWHN; translated from the exons ATGGTGGTTCTCATGGACCCAATGGAGGATCCTGATGATATCCTGCGGGCGCATCGCTCCCGGGAGAAGTCCTACCTATTCGACGTGGCCTTTGACTTCACTGCCACCCAG GAGATGGTGTACCAGGCCACCACCAAGAGCCTCATCGAAGGCGTCATCTCAGGCTTCAATGCCACTGTGTTTGCCTACGGCCCCACAG GCTGTGGGAAAACCTACACCATGCTGGGCACAGACCACGAGCCCGGCATCTACGTGCGGACCCTCAATGACCTCTTCCATGCCATTGAGGAGACCAGCAATGACATGGAATATGAGGTGTCCATGTCCTACCTGGAG ATCTACAATGAGATGATCCGGGACCTGCTGAACCCTGCCCTGGGGTACCTGGAGCTGAGGGAGGACTGCAAAGGGGTGATCCAGGTGGCTGGAATCACCGAGGTCTCCACCATCAATGCCAAAGAG ATCATGCAGCTGCTGATGAAGGGGAACAGGCAGAGGACCCAGGAGCCCACGGCCGCCAACCGGACGTCCTCCCGCTCTCATGCCGTGCTCCAGGTGGCCGTGCGCCAGCGCAGCCGCATCAAGAACATCCTGCAGGAGGTGCGGCAGGGCCGCCTGTTCATGATTGACCTGGCTGGCTCTGAGCGCGCCTCCCAG ACTCAGAACCGTGGGCAGCGCATGAAAGAGGGGGCCCACATCAACCGCTCCCTGCTGGCGCTGGGCAACTGCATCAATGCGCTGAGTGACAGAAGTGGCAACAAATACATCAACTATCGAGACAGCAAACTCACCCGGCTCCTCAAG GATTCCCTGGGGGGGAACAGCCGCACTGTGATGATCGCCCACATCAGCCCAGCCAGCAGCGCATTTGAGGAGTCCCGGAACACCCTGACCTACGCTGGGCGGGCCAAGAACATCAAGACCAGG GTCAAGCAGAACCTGCTCAGCGTCTCCTACCACATCGCCCAGTACACCAGCATCATTGCTGACCTGCGGGGCGAGATCCAGAGACTCAAGTGCAAGATCGAGGAGCAGGGAGGGCGGGGCCAGGCCCGCGGCCGGCTGGAGCGGGGAGACATCTGCCACATCCAGG CCGAAGTCCAACTGCACAGCGGACAGGGTGAGCAGGCCGAGATGGGACAGCTGCGAGAGCAGCTCATCTGCGCTTTGCAGGAGCAGATGGACGTGCGGAGACGCCTGCTGGAGCTGGAGAGCCGTGCCATGGAGGTCCATATCGACACCTCCCACCACCTGCTCACCATCGCTGG CTGGGAGCATGAGAAGTCACGCAGGGCACTCAAATGGCGGGaggagcagcggaaggagtcctaCACCAAGGATGACAGCGAAAAGGACTCGGACACGGGTGATGACCAGCCAGAGGTCCTGGAGCCCCCAGAGGTAGCCTCAGCCCGGGAGAGCATCGCTGCCCTGATGGGCGAGCAGAAGCAGCTGAGAAAGCAGAAG CTGGCGCTGGAGCAGCGCTGCCGCGAGCTGCGCACACGGGGACGGCGCCTGGAGGAGACGCTGCCGCGGCGCATCGGCTCCGAGGAGCAGCGCGAGGTGCTCAGCCTGCTGTGCCGCGTGCACGAACTCGAGGTGGAGAACACGGAGATGCAGTCGCACGCGCGGCTCCGGGACGGGGCGCTCCGCCACCGCCGCGAGGCCGTGCGCCGCCTGGAACAGCACCGCAGTCTCTGCGACGACATCATCCAGGGCCAGCGGCAGATCATCGACG ACTACAACCTGGCCATCCCGCAGCATCTGGGGGAGCTGTATGAAGCCTACCTGCGGGAGCTGGAGGACGGCAGCCTGGAGCGGGCCACCATCATGGACCGGGTGGCCTCTAGGGCCCTGAAG gacagctccttgcccaaagtcacaccagCAGGAACCACGCTGACTCCGGAGTCCGACCCGGAGAATGTGAAGGTGCTGAGCTCCGAAGCCCAGCACCTGCAGAACTGCATCTTCCCACCTGTCAGCAAGGGGAG TGAAGCCAACTGTGTGTTCAAGGCCAGCCCCCGGGCCTGGCGGGTGAAGAGCTCCTCTGTGCCCACCCCACCTACCATCCAG GCCCCTACTCAGGACAGCCTGGTCAGCCTGAGCAGCCGGATCAGCTCTTCCCCCGACAGCACTGAGAATCTGTCGGAGATCCCCTTGTCCAGCAAAG agaggaaggagatccAGACGGGCACCAAGTGCATCTCGGTGAAGGCTGCCCGGTGGCGCTGCCAGGCCCTAGGTGCCAAGGGGCGCCGCCTGCTGGCACCTGCAATGGAGTGCAGCAGCCTGTCTCTGAACTCACTGAGCGAGGCGGAGGACACGCggtcccccagcctgctggcctgcaAGCGGCCACCCAGCCCCACACTGCAGCATGCTGCCAGTGAGGACAACCTGTCCAGCAGCACGGGTGAGGCCCCCTCCCGAGCAGTCGGGCATCATGGTGACggccctgggccctggctgcAGGGCCAGAAGAAAAGCCTGGGCAAGAAACAGGAGTCACTGGAAGCGAAGAGGAGGAAGCGGAGATCCCAGTCCTTCGAGGTCACGGGACAAGGG CTCGCCCACCCCAAGACACACCTCCTGGGGCCTCGTCCCATGGAGAGCATCTCAGATCACAGGATGCCAGTTTGCAGGCGGCCAGCCCCTGGTATCCGGCATCTGGGAAAGGCAACACTGCCTTTGGCCAAGGTCAAACTCCCTCTAAGCCAGAATACAG CTGGTGTTTCCCAACGGGCTACCCGTGGGCCCCGCATGACCCATGGCACAAAAACCCACAGCAAAGATGGACGCTTCTGGCATAACTGA
- the KIF19 gene encoding kinesin-like protein KIF19 isoform X3: MDAGQPCRMVVLMDPMEDPDDILRAHRSREKSYLFDVAFDFTATQEMVYQATTKSLIEGVISGFNATVFAYGPTGCGKTYTMLGTDHEPGIYVRTLNDLFHAIEETSNDMEYEVSMSYLEIYNEMIRDLLNPALGYLELREDCKGVIQVAGITEVSTINAKEIMQLLMKGNRQRTQEPTAANRTSSRSHAVLQVAVRQRSRIKNILQEVRQGRLFMIDLAGSERASQTQNRGQRMKEGAHINRSLLALGNCINALSDRSGNKYINYRDSKLTRLLKDSLGGNSRTVMIAHISPASSAFEESRNTLTYAGRAKNIKTRVKQNLLSVSYHIAQYTSIIADLRGEIQRLKCKIEEQGGRGQARGRLERGDICHIQAEVQLHSGQGEQAEMGQLREQLICALQEQMDVRRRLLELESRAMEVHIDTSHHLLTIAGWEHEKSRRALKWREEQRKESYTKDDSEKDSDTGDDQPEVLEPPEVASARESIAALMGEQKQLRKQKLALEQRCRELRTRGRRLEETLPRRIGSEEQREVLSLLCRVHELEVENTEMQSHARLRDGALRHRREAVRRLEQHRSLCDDIIQGQRQIIDDYNLAIPQHLGELYEAYLRELEDGSLERATIMDRVASRALKDSSLPKVTPAGTTLTPESDPENVKVLSSEAQHLQNCIFPPVSKGSEANCVFKASPRAWRVKSSSVPTPPTIQAPTQDSLVSLSSRISSSPDSTENLSEIPLSSKERKEIQTGTKCISVKAARWRCQALGAKGRRLLAPAMECSSLSLNSLSEAEDTRSPSLLACKRPPSPTLQHAASEDNLSSSTGEAPSRAVGHHGDGPGPWLQGQKKSLGKKQESLEAKRRKRRSQSFEVTGQGLAHPKTHLLGPRPMESISDHRMPVCRRPAPGIRHLGKATLPLAKVKLPLSQNTGPGDSSPLTVPSNPAGVSQRATRGPRMTHGTKTHSKDGRFWHN, translated from the exons ATGGATGCAGGACAGCCGTGTAGG ATGGTGGTTCTCATGGACCCAATGGAGGATCCTGATGATATCCTGCGGGCGCATCGCTCCCGGGAGAAGTCCTACCTATTCGACGTGGCCTTTGACTTCACTGCCACCCAG GAGATGGTGTACCAGGCCACCACCAAGAGCCTCATCGAAGGCGTCATCTCAGGCTTCAATGCCACTGTGTTTGCCTACGGCCCCACAG GCTGTGGGAAAACCTACACCATGCTGGGCACAGACCACGAGCCCGGCATCTACGTGCGGACCCTCAATGACCTCTTCCATGCCATTGAGGAGACCAGCAATGACATGGAATATGAGGTGTCCATGTCCTACCTGGAG ATCTACAATGAGATGATCCGGGACCTGCTGAACCCTGCCCTGGGGTACCTGGAGCTGAGGGAGGACTGCAAAGGGGTGATCCAGGTGGCTGGAATCACCGAGGTCTCCACCATCAATGCCAAAGAG ATCATGCAGCTGCTGATGAAGGGGAACAGGCAGAGGACCCAGGAGCCCACGGCCGCCAACCGGACGTCCTCCCGCTCTCATGCCGTGCTCCAGGTGGCCGTGCGCCAGCGCAGCCGCATCAAGAACATCCTGCAGGAGGTGCGGCAGGGCCGCCTGTTCATGATTGACCTGGCTGGCTCTGAGCGCGCCTCCCAG ACTCAGAACCGTGGGCAGCGCATGAAAGAGGGGGCCCACATCAACCGCTCCCTGCTGGCGCTGGGCAACTGCATCAATGCGCTGAGTGACAGAAGTGGCAACAAATACATCAACTATCGAGACAGCAAACTCACCCGGCTCCTCAAG GATTCCCTGGGGGGGAACAGCCGCACTGTGATGATCGCCCACATCAGCCCAGCCAGCAGCGCATTTGAGGAGTCCCGGAACACCCTGACCTACGCTGGGCGGGCCAAGAACATCAAGACCAGG GTCAAGCAGAACCTGCTCAGCGTCTCCTACCACATCGCCCAGTACACCAGCATCATTGCTGACCTGCGGGGCGAGATCCAGAGACTCAAGTGCAAGATCGAGGAGCAGGGAGGGCGGGGCCAGGCCCGCGGCCGGCTGGAGCGGGGAGACATCTGCCACATCCAGG CCGAAGTCCAACTGCACAGCGGACAGGGTGAGCAGGCCGAGATGGGACAGCTGCGAGAGCAGCTCATCTGCGCTTTGCAGGAGCAGATGGACGTGCGGAGACGCCTGCTGGAGCTGGAGAGCCGTGCCATGGAGGTCCATATCGACACCTCCCACCACCTGCTCACCATCGCTGG CTGGGAGCATGAGAAGTCACGCAGGGCACTCAAATGGCGGGaggagcagcggaaggagtcctaCACCAAGGATGACAGCGAAAAGGACTCGGACACGGGTGATGACCAGCCAGAGGTCCTGGAGCCCCCAGAGGTAGCCTCAGCCCGGGAGAGCATCGCTGCCCTGATGGGCGAGCAGAAGCAGCTGAGAAAGCAGAAG CTGGCGCTGGAGCAGCGCTGCCGCGAGCTGCGCACACGGGGACGGCGCCTGGAGGAGACGCTGCCGCGGCGCATCGGCTCCGAGGAGCAGCGCGAGGTGCTCAGCCTGCTGTGCCGCGTGCACGAACTCGAGGTGGAGAACACGGAGATGCAGTCGCACGCGCGGCTCCGGGACGGGGCGCTCCGCCACCGCCGCGAGGCCGTGCGCCGCCTGGAACAGCACCGCAGTCTCTGCGACGACATCATCCAGGGCCAGCGGCAGATCATCGACG ACTACAACCTGGCCATCCCGCAGCATCTGGGGGAGCTGTATGAAGCCTACCTGCGGGAGCTGGAGGACGGCAGCCTGGAGCGGGCCACCATCATGGACCGGGTGGCCTCTAGGGCCCTGAAG gacagctccttgcccaaagtcacaccagCAGGAACCACGCTGACTCCGGAGTCCGACCCGGAGAATGTGAAGGTGCTGAGCTCCGAAGCCCAGCACCTGCAGAACTGCATCTTCCCACCTGTCAGCAAGGGGAG TGAAGCCAACTGTGTGTTCAAGGCCAGCCCCCGGGCCTGGCGGGTGAAGAGCTCCTCTGTGCCCACCCCACCTACCATCCAG GCCCCTACTCAGGACAGCCTGGTCAGCCTGAGCAGCCGGATCAGCTCTTCCCCCGACAGCACTGAGAATCTGTCGGAGATCCCCTTGTCCAGCAAAG agaggaaggagatccAGACGGGCACCAAGTGCATCTCGGTGAAGGCTGCCCGGTGGCGCTGCCAGGCCCTAGGTGCCAAGGGGCGCCGCCTGCTGGCACCTGCAATGGAGTGCAGCAGCCTGTCTCTGAACTCACTGAGCGAGGCGGAGGACACGCggtcccccagcctgctggcctgcaAGCGGCCACCCAGCCCCACACTGCAGCATGCTGCCAGTGAGGACAACCTGTCCAGCAGCACGGGTGAGGCCCCCTCCCGAGCAGTCGGGCATCATGGTGACggccctgggccctggctgcAGGGCCAGAAGAAAAGCCTGGGCAAGAAACAGGAGTCACTGGAAGCGAAGAGGAGGAAGCGGAGATCCCAGTCCTTCGAGGTCACGGGACAAGGG CTCGCCCACCCCAAGACACACCTCCTGGGGCCTCGTCCCATGGAGAGCATCTCAGATCACAGGATGCCAGTTTGCAGGCGGCCAGCCCCTGGTATCCGGCATCTGGGAAAGGCAACACTGCCTTTGGCCAAGGTCAAACTCCCTCTAAGCCAGAATACAG GCCCTGGGGACTCTTCACCCCTCACAGTTCCCTCAAACCCAGCTGGTGTTTCCCAACGGGCTACCCGTGGGCCCCGCATGACCCATGGCACAAAAACCCACAGCAAAGATGGACGCTTCTGGCATAACTGA